From Nicotiana tabacum cultivar K326 chromosome 22, ASM71507v2, whole genome shotgun sequence, one genomic window encodes:
- the LOC107832248 gene encoding outer envelope pore protein 24, chloroplastic-like, with the protein MISASLRGRYDSDVSGAIGTVTVDGGAVKLKANMTDATFVNGPSLEGLSLSLEKPGSFLIDYDVPKKDVHFQFMNTVRVLEKPLNFTYKHWRGDNRTALDGTLMIDSANKLSANYVFDSGNCKLKYSYVHRGLTTFEPSYDFAKNSWDVSVSQRVYEDDVVKASYQSSSKILGLEWSRNSSLSRGFKISASVNLAENSKFPTLSAESRLNFDMQLVNL; encoded by the exons ATGATTAGCGCTTCTCTTAGAGGACGTTATGACAGTGACGTCAGCGGCGCCATTGGCACTGTCACCGTTGACGGCGGCGCTGTCAAGCTTAAAGCTAACATGACCGATGCCACCTTCGTCAATGGTCCTTCCTTAGAAGGTCTTTCTCTCTCCCTTGAAAAACCTGGCTCTTTCCTTATCGACTATGACGTCCCCAAAAAG GATGTGCATTTTCAATTTATGAATACTGTGAGGGTTTTAGAAAAACCATTGAACTTTACGTATAAACATTGGAGGGGAGATAACAGAACTGCATTGGATGGGACGCTGATGATTGACTCAGCTAACAAGTTATCGGCTAATTATGTATTTGATTCTGGTAACTGCAAGTTAAAGTATAGTTACGTGCATAGGGGATTGACTACTTTCGAGCCAAGCTATGATTTTGCCAAAAATTCGTGGGACGTCTCTGTGTCACAGCGGGTTTATGAGGACGATGTGGTCAAGGCTTCGTATCAAAGTTCAAGCAAGATTTTGGGGCTGGAATGGTCTAGGAATTCCAGTTTAAGTAGAGGGTTTAAG ATCTCTGCGTCTGTGAATCTGGCAGAAAACTCAAAGTTTCCAACATTAAGTGCTGAGAGTAGGTTGAATTTTGATATGCAGCTTGTAAACCTCTGA